One Chlorobaculum limnaeum genomic window carries:
- a CDS encoding glycoside hydrolase family 19 protein, giving the protein MEALIPAFEKYAITSNERIASFLAQIGHESGQFNVLEEKLSYTAARLMKVWPKRFPSLAKARKYERNPEKLANFVYANRIGNGPESSGDGYRFRGRGLIQLTGRSNYASASQALGIDLVTHPEQLSEPAVAAMSAAWFWATRGLNELADDQTGDNDLEDFTTITKRINGGTVGLQERFQLFKSAEQTLMA; this is encoded by the coding sequence GTGGAGGCTTTAATTCCTGCCTTTGAAAAATACGCCATTACGAGTAATGAACGTATCGCATCGTTCCTCGCGCAAATAGGGCATGAGTCGGGTCAGTTCAACGTCCTTGAAGAGAAACTTTCCTATACCGCGGCTCGCCTGATGAAGGTGTGGCCAAAACGGTTTCCCTCCCTCGCCAAAGCCCGGAAGTACGAACGAAATCCGGAGAAGCTCGCCAACTTTGTCTACGCGAACAGGATCGGCAATGGGCCGGAGTCATCCGGCGACGGCTACCGGTTCAGGGGGCGCGGCCTGATTCAGCTCACCGGTCGCTCGAATTACGCCTCCGCGTCGCAAGCGCTCGGCATCGACCTTGTCACGCATCCCGAACAGTTGAGCGAACCTGCCGTTGCGGCGATGTCGGCGGCGTGGTTCTGGGCCACGCGCGGACTCAATGAGCTTGCCGACGACCAGACAGGCGACAACGATCTGGAAGATTTCACCACGATCACCAAAAGAATCAATGGCGGCACCGTCGGTCTTCAGGAACGATTCCAGCTTTTCAAATCAGCCGAGCAAACTTTGATGGCCTGA
- a CDS encoding nucleotidyl transferase AbiEii/AbiGii toxin family protein — MPRFSEDLDFSLLAPDAGYSLEPYFKAVKDEFSALGLEVDISAKRKTISTAIESAFLKSDTRQFSLAIYGEKMVKIRFEVDTLPPPGFTTEEKLLLQPFSFYVKCFSLPDLFAGKMHALLFRNWKSRIKGRDWFDFEWYVRNRTPLNLDHFIIRARQSGHLEGSLSVAEFRQLLESRIDVIDVTAAVDEVSRFVNNSEALKIWSRDYFKQLAQRIDVLVA; from the coding sequence TTGCCCCGATTTTCCGAAGACCTTGATTTTTCACTTCTTGCGCCCGATGCCGGATATTCTCTCGAACCATATTTCAAGGCCGTCAAGGATGAGTTTTCAGCCCTTGGTCTTGAGGTCGATATTTCGGCAAAGCGGAAAACGATCAGTACGGCAATAGAGTCGGCTTTTTTGAAGAGCGACACTCGCCAGTTCAGTCTTGCCATATATGGAGAGAAGATGGTCAAAATAAGGTTCGAGGTCGATACGCTTCCTCCGCCTGGATTTACAACCGAGGAAAAGCTGTTGTTGCAGCCATTCTCGTTTTATGTCAAGTGTTTCAGCCTGCCAGACCTGTTTGCAGGAAAGATGCATGCGTTGCTTTTCAGAAACTGGAAAAGCCGGATAAAAGGCAGGGATTGGTTCGATTTTGAATGGTATGTCAGAAACAGGACACCACTTAACCTTGACCACTTCATCATTCGGGCAAGGCAAAGCGGTCATCTGGAGGGGAGTTTGTCCGTAGCGGAATTTCGCCAATTGCTCGAAAGCCGTATCGATGTAATCGATGTCACTGCGGCAGTCGATGAAGTCTCGCGGTTTGTGAACAATTCAGAGGCATTGAAAATCTGGTCGCGTGACTATTTCAAGCAGTTGGCGCAACGGATCGATGTGTTGGTTGCGTGA
- a CDS encoding response regulator transcription factor codes for MRILIIEDEPGIASFLKEGLEEEYFAVDVAGDGRKGLELALTSDYDLLLVDWMIPGISGIEVCRQLRKEGVETPVIFLTAKDTIEDVVFGLDAGANDYIRKPFEFEELLARIRVQLRRRGSEGGPLAAGLLSVDPATHEARYGPAGLALTPKEFALLEFLLRNKGKVCTRSRIIEHVWDMHFDSDTSVIDVYINFLRKKLDAAGCRNLIQTIRGVGYIVREGEAEEA; via the coding sequence ATGAGAATCCTCATTATCGAAGATGAACCGGGAATCGCGAGTTTCCTGAAGGAGGGGCTGGAGGAGGAGTACTTCGCGGTCGATGTCGCTGGCGATGGCCGAAAAGGGCTCGAACTGGCGCTGACCAGCGACTACGACCTGCTTCTCGTGGACTGGATGATTCCCGGCATCAGCGGTATCGAGGTGTGCAGACAGCTCCGCAAGGAGGGGGTCGAGACTCCCGTCATCTTCCTGACCGCGAAGGACACCATCGAAGATGTGGTGTTCGGACTCGATGCGGGGGCCAACGACTACATCCGCAAGCCGTTCGAGTTCGAGGAGCTGCTCGCCCGCATCCGGGTGCAGCTCCGGCGGCGCGGCAGCGAAGGCGGCCCGCTCGCCGCCGGGCTGCTGTCGGTCGATCCGGCGACCCACGAGGCGCGATATGGCCCGGCCGGACTCGCCCTCACTCCGAAGGAGTTCGCGCTGCTCGAATTCCTGCTCCGCAACAAGGGCAAGGTGTGCACCCGCAGCCGCATCATCGAGCACGTTTGGGACATGCACTTCGATTCGGACACCTCGGTCATCGACGTCTATATCAATTTTCTCCGCAAAAAACTCGACGCCGCCGGATGCCGGAACCTGATCCAGACCATCCGCGGCGTGGGCTACATCGTCCGCGAAGGCGAGGCGGAGGAGGCATGA
- the modC gene encoding molybdenum ABC transporter ATP-binding protein: MKLRIDIEKKLGDFSLKVNTEISGERVGIFGASGSGKSTLTHLIAGLIKPDAGEIYLDDTCLFSSRKKIDLSPEKRRISIVFQQATLFPHLGVKQNLLYGYKRCRPAERRIEPEAIIGVLNLGHLVGRGVNKLSGGEKQRVALGRAVLANPRLLVMDEPLSALDDSLRYQIIPYLRSVSAEFGIPCLFISHSITEMQLMTERVLVVKNGRLSGISTPDQLARAGMASNPKGYLNLLRLNGAKEQDGLFHCPWGSSELIISDGKTGEESLFELSSRDIILFKQHPEAISARNLLECTVTELFDSDGRKGVVLQSGGKTLVAEIVRVAAEELVITQGSTLFAAIKASAFRRLG, from the coding sequence GTGAAGCTGCGAATCGACATCGAAAAAAAGCTCGGCGACTTCTCGCTGAAGGTTAACACCGAAATATCGGGAGAGCGCGTCGGCATCTTCGGCGCGTCAGGCAGCGGCAAATCGACGCTCACGCATCTGATTGCGGGGCTGATAAAGCCCGATGCGGGCGAGATTTACCTCGACGATACCTGCCTGTTCAGCAGCCGGAAAAAGATCGATCTCTCGCCGGAAAAACGGCGCATCTCCATCGTCTTCCAGCAGGCGACGCTCTTTCCGCATCTCGGCGTCAAGCAGAACCTGCTCTACGGCTACAAACGCTGCCGACCGGCTGAACGGCGCATCGAGCCGGAAGCGATCATCGGGGTGCTCAACCTGGGGCATCTGGTGGGCCGTGGAGTCAACAAGCTCTCCGGCGGAGAAAAGCAGCGCGTGGCGCTGGGCCGGGCGGTGCTGGCCAACCCGCGCCTGCTCGTGATGGACGAGCCGCTCTCGGCGCTCGACGACTCGCTCCGCTACCAGATTATCCCCTACCTGCGCAGCGTCAGTGCGGAGTTCGGCATTCCGTGCCTCTTCATTTCGCACTCGATCACTGAAATGCAGCTCATGACCGAGCGGGTGCTGGTCGTCAAAAACGGACGGCTGTCGGGCATCTCGACGCCCGACCAGCTTGCCCGCGCAGGCATGGCGAGCAACCCGAAAGGCTACCTCAACCTGCTCCGCCTGAATGGCGCGAAGGAGCAGGACGGACTTTTCCACTGCCCCTGGGGGAGCAGCGAGCTGATCATCTCGGACGGCAAAACCGGCGAGGAGTCGCTGTTCGAACTCTCCTCTCGCGACATCATCCTCTTCAAGCAGCACCCCGAAGCCATCAGCGCCCGCAACCTGCTCGAATGCACGGTCACGGAACTCTTCGACTCGGACGGCCGCAAAGGCGTGGTGCTCCAGTCAGGCGGCAAAACGCTCGTCGCCGAAATCGTCCGCGTCGCCGCCGAGGAGCTCGTCATAACCCAGGGATCGACCCTTTTCGCCGCCATCAAAGCTTCGGCGTTCCGGCGGTTGGGGTAA
- a CDS encoding DUF4405 domain-containing protein: MKANIRSWATPLVTGALLISGVTGLLLFFEFEKGLVKPTHEWLGWLLVAGALLHVAANWKAFTAYFSKRLAVAILGLCAIVTVASAMPFLGNGEEENGKHVARASAKALETSSIETVALVAKQSPDEMIARLKTDGVTVNAPSQTIAEIAAANGKEAPELLGRLIGNQAEGDEDDH; the protein is encoded by the coding sequence ATGAAAGCGAACATCCGATCCTGGGCGACTCCTCTGGTGACTGGAGCACTCCTGATTTCCGGCGTCACCGGCCTGCTGCTGTTTTTCGAATTCGAGAAGGGACTCGTCAAGCCCACGCACGAGTGGCTCGGCTGGCTGCTGGTCGCCGGAGCGCTCCTCCATGTGGCGGCGAACTGGAAAGCCTTTACCGCGTACTTCTCGAAACGGCTCGCCGTCGCTATTTTGGGATTATGCGCGATTGTCACGGTGGCATCGGCAATGCCGTTCCTCGGCAACGGAGAGGAAGAAAACGGCAAGCATGTCGCCAGGGCATCGGCTAAAGCGCTCGAAACTTCGTCCATCGAAACCGTCGCGCTGGTTGCCAAACAAAGCCCCGACGAGATGATCGCCAGGCTCAAAACCGACGGCGTCACGGTGAACGCGCCATCACAGACCATCGCCGAGATCGCGGCGGCCAACGGCAAGGAGGCCCCGGAACTGCTCGGCAGGCTGATCGGCAACCAGGCGGAGGGCGACGAAGACGACCATTAA
- a CDS encoding cytochrome c3 family protein → MKPLAIIAAFLAVLIGLALAFPDQLLNPGGLMQGHAKIEKECLSCHKPFKGALAAQCASCHKPGDIGIRRVDGAPLPKKAGKALFHRGLPASSCLECHTDHKGRDAKKALRTFRHESLGADLRANCNACHDGQKPQDKLHGYATRSCGDCHVTGGWRPASFDHKLLTARQRCIECHKSDLPADRLHASTGTNCATCHVAKAWKPASLNHDRYFRLDRDHRASCKTCHNDPANFRQYTCYGCHEHTPANIASEHIEEGIRNYRNCAKCHKNSRDGD, encoded by the coding sequence ATGAAACCGCTTGCCATCATCGCCGCCTTCCTCGCCGTGCTCATCGGCCTCGCTCTGGCATTTCCGGATCAACTGCTCAATCCCGGAGGCCTGATGCAGGGTCATGCGAAAATCGAAAAGGAGTGCCTCTCCTGCCACAAGCCGTTCAAAGGCGCGCTCGCCGCGCAGTGCGCGAGCTGCCACAAGCCCGGCGACATCGGCATCAGACGGGTCGATGGCGCGCCGCTGCCGAAAAAGGCGGGCAAGGCGCTCTTCCACCGTGGACTGCCTGCAAGCAGTTGTCTCGAATGCCATACCGACCACAAGGGACGTGACGCGAAAAAAGCGTTGCGCACGTTCAGGCACGAAAGCCTCGGCGCGGACTTGCGCGCCAACTGCAACGCCTGCCACGACGGCCAGAAGCCGCAGGACAAGCTACACGGCTACGCAACCCGGAGCTGCGGCGACTGCCATGTGACCGGCGGATGGCGGCCCGCGAGCTTCGATCACAAGCTGCTGACAGCTCGCCAGCGCTGCATCGAGTGCCACAAGAGCGACCTGCCCGCCGACCGGCTCCACGCAAGCACGGGGACGAACTGCGCGACCTGCCACGTCGCCAAAGCATGGAAACCGGCAAGCCTCAACCACGACCGCTACTTCCGGCTCGACCGCGACCACCGGGCGAGTTGCAAGACCTGCCACAACGATCCGGCAAATTTCAGGCAGTACACCTGTTACGGATGCCATGAGCACACGCCCGCGAATATCGCCAGCGAGCACATCGAGGAGGGAATCCGGAACTACCGGAACTGCGCGAAGTGCCACAAAAACAGCCGCGATGGCGACTGA
- a CDS encoding cation:proton antiporter: MEHFASILLLLSVAMAVVLTFQRLRVPTSLGYLLVGVILGPHTLGPTVTVPELETLAEFGVVFLMFTIGLNFSLPQLQALRHQVLGLGTGQVAFTTLLVGIIVWLSGVSAAPAFVFGAVFAQSSTSIIASLLGEQGEDNAKHGRLGLAMSVFQDVTAVPFLVIIPVLGASVAANVLAGALGWALAKAVLAFALVFIAGRWLLHPLFHFIARRRSLEMFTLAVLLVALVAAWTTNSLGLSLAFGGFLAGMILGETEFRHQVESSIRPFRDVLLGLFFIGIGMRFDPAAVPPIWHWAILGALLIMATKMLIVAAMVRRIGVALQDAWRTGILLSVGGEFGLALVAIALDSKVFDLRQGQVAITSVLLAMVLGAVLVRFNGAIASRLVKARPAETGATPELQEEAEKQVVIGGYGRVGHAIGVLLHSSGIPCVAFDTDPGRIAQGKQDGIPVSFGDISDPELLSSIHVERAALVVFTIDCSDTALRAISHLRRMYPQVPVIARARDLKASGQLLEAGAIHAYPETIEASLRLGATALKILDVPTEDIDEVIQGVRNWGYKPVL, translated from the coding sequence ATGGAGCATTTCGCGAGTATCCTCTTGCTGCTGTCCGTGGCAATGGCCGTCGTGCTGACCTTTCAGCGATTACGCGTTCCGACCAGCCTCGGCTATCTGCTGGTGGGCGTGATTCTCGGGCCGCATACGCTTGGGCCGACCGTTACGGTGCCGGAGCTTGAAACGCTCGCCGAATTTGGCGTCGTCTTCCTGATGTTTACCATCGGTCTCAATTTTTCGCTGCCGCAATTGCAGGCTTTGCGCCATCAGGTTCTCGGCCTCGGAACCGGACAGGTCGCCTTCACCACGCTGCTTGTGGGGATCATCGTGTGGCTTTCGGGAGTTTCGGCGGCCCCCGCCTTCGTATTCGGCGCGGTGTTCGCCCAGTCCTCGACCAGCATCATCGCCAGCCTTCTGGGCGAGCAGGGGGAGGACAACGCCAAACACGGACGGCTTGGCCTTGCCATGTCCGTGTTTCAGGATGTAACGGCGGTTCCTTTTCTGGTGATCATACCCGTCTTGGGCGCATCGGTCGCGGCCAATGTGCTTGCCGGGGCGCTTGGGTGGGCGCTGGCCAAAGCCGTGCTCGCGTTCGCGCTGGTGTTCATCGCTGGCCGCTGGTTGCTGCATCCGTTGTTTCACTTCATTGCCCGCCGCCGTTCTCTCGAAATGTTCACGCTCGCCGTGCTTCTGGTGGCCCTGGTCGCGGCGTGGACGACCAACAGCCTCGGCCTGTCGCTCGCTTTCGGCGGATTTCTTGCCGGTATGATCCTTGGAGAGACGGAGTTCCGCCATCAGGTCGAATCGAGTATCCGCCCGTTTCGCGACGTGTTGCTCGGCCTCTTCTTTATCGGCATCGGCATGAGGTTCGACCCGGCGGCGGTGCCCCCGATCTGGCATTGGGCCATACTCGGCGCGTTGCTCATCATGGCGACCAAAATGCTGATTGTCGCGGCAATGGTGCGGCGAATCGGCGTCGCCCTCCAGGACGCCTGGCGTACCGGTATTTTGCTGAGCGTGGGCGGCGAGTTCGGCCTCGCGCTCGTTGCCATTGCGCTGGACTCAAAAGTCTTCGATCTTCGGCAGGGGCAGGTCGCGATCACCTCGGTGCTGCTGGCGATGGTGCTTGGCGCGGTGCTCGTCCGGTTCAACGGCGCGATCGCTTCCCGGCTGGTCAAGGCGCGCCCCGCCGAAACCGGAGCGACGCCGGAGTTGCAGGAAGAGGCCGAGAAGCAGGTCGTGATTGGCGGCTATGGCCGGGTGGGCCACGCCATCGGGGTGTTGCTGCATTCGAGCGGCATTCCGTGCGTGGCGTTCGATACCGATCCGGGCAGGATTGCGCAGGGCAAGCAAGATGGCATTCCGGTATCGTTCGGCGACATATCCGATCCTGAACTGCTGTCGTCCATTCATGTGGAGCGGGCGGCGCTCGTCGTGTTTACCATCGATTGTTCCGACACCGCGTTGCGAGCGATTTCCCATTTGAGGAGAATGTATCCGCAGGTTCCGGTGATCGCAAGGGCGCGTGACCTGAAAGCCAGCGGCCAGCTTCTGGAGGCAGGCGCGATACACGCCTATCCCGAAACAATCGAAGCGAGCCTCCGCCTTGGCGCAACGGCCCTGAAAATACTCGATGTTCCGACGGAGGATATCGACGAGGTTATTCAGGGCGTGAGAAACTGGGGCTACAAGCCGGTGCTGTAG
- a CDS encoding sensor histidine kinase — translation MNDATSPARRSRRKPFSSMSIRNRIALYYTGATAILIAIVFAAIVFTVDSVVYRHLDEELLKEATETLHEAHIRKDRFESFSGADSYDDDVFDDDDFNERHHKTRHRDLDSEFIQFVDAGGRVVRKSSSLFDNVLEVERGNSGTVFRNSTIGSSTVRLVQLQLTGRDGSVNGYLSVAVPVRGALLVLRDMTTIVVVSFPFIIIVLFVLTRLIARQSIRPIDEVIATAETITQSNLDQRIPLPANRDELYRMSVTVNALLDRLQQAFQREKQFTADASHELKTPLAIVKGTLEVLVRKPRTVEHYESRVNACLAELNRMARLIDQLLLLARDDFHSMKPAIMEIGLTAPLEAVMVRMEPFAREKGIALALADAPPCQVKVDPSLLEIMFENLLANAIKYSPEGSAVEIRIERQESGVTCAIEDHGIGIPAGQLPAIFDRFYRVDESRSSTTGGSGLGLAIVKKLASLQSIAISVKSESGEGTTFELTFPS, via the coding sequence ATGAACGACGCCACCTCGCCCGCCCGCCGGAGCCGCCGGAAACCCTTCTCCTCGATGAGCATCCGGAACAGGATCGCGCTCTACTACACCGGAGCGACCGCCATCCTGATCGCGATTGTCTTTGCCGCCATCGTCTTCACGGTTGACAGCGTCGTTTACCGCCACCTCGACGAAGAGCTGCTCAAAGAGGCGACCGAAACGCTCCACGAAGCGCATATCCGCAAGGATCGCTTCGAGAGCTTTTCCGGCGCGGACAGCTATGACGACGACGTTTTCGATGACGATGATTTCAACGAGCGCCATCACAAGACCCGCCACAGAGACCTCGATTCCGAATTCATCCAGTTCGTCGATGCCGGGGGGCGCGTCGTTCGCAAGTCTTCGAGCCTTTTCGACAATGTGCTCGAAGTCGAGCGGGGCAACTCCGGCACCGTGTTCCGCAACAGTACGATCGGGAGTTCCACGGTTCGCCTCGTTCAGTTGCAGCTCACAGGGCGCGACGGCAGCGTCAACGGCTACCTCTCCGTGGCCGTGCCGGTCAGGGGGGCGCTTCTCGTGCTTCGTGACATGACCACCATCGTCGTCGTCTCGTTCCCCTTCATCATCATCGTGCTGTTCGTGCTGACGCGGCTGATCGCCAGGCAAAGCATCCGCCCGATCGACGAGGTGATCGCCACGGCTGAAACGATCACCCAGTCGAACCTCGACCAGCGCATTCCGCTCCCGGCGAACCGTGACGAACTCTACCGGATGTCGGTCACGGTGAACGCGCTGCTCGACCGCTTGCAGCAGGCGTTCCAGCGCGAAAAGCAGTTCACGGCGGATGCGTCGCACGAGCTGAAAACGCCGCTGGCCATCGTCAAGGGAACGCTCGAAGTGCTGGTGCGCAAGCCGAGAACGGTCGAGCACTACGAAAGCCGGGTCAACGCCTGCCTCGCCGAGCTGAACCGGATGGCCCGGCTGATCGACCAGCTTCTGCTGCTCGCCCGCGACGACTTCCACTCGATGAAACCGGCCATCATGGAGATCGGGCTGACCGCGCCGCTCGAAGCGGTGATGGTGAGAATGGAGCCATTTGCCCGCGAAAAAGGGATCGCGCTCGCGCTGGCCGACGCCCCGCCATGCCAGGTGAAGGTCGATCCTTCGCTGCTCGAAATCATGTTCGAGAATCTGCTCGCCAACGCGATCAAGTATTCGCCCGAAGGCTCTGCGGTGGAGATACGGATCGAGCGGCAAGAGAGCGGCGTGACGTGCGCCATCGAGGATCACGGCATCGGCATTCCAGCCGGGCAGCTCCCGGCCATTTTCGACCGCTTCTACCGCGTGGACGAGTCGAGAAGCTCGACCACCGGCGGCTCCGGCCTCGGGCTGGCAATTGTGAAAAAGCTCGCCAGCCTCCAGTCGATCGCCATTTCGGTCAAGAGCGAATCGGGAGAAGGAACGACCTTCGAGCTGACGTTCCCGTCGTGA
- a CDS encoding type IV toxin-antitoxin system AbiEi family antitoxin domain-containing protein, which translates to MMQLEKKLKEFGSVPVGHGTLLSILGDYRSPNDKISRMIGDGLLLPIRKGLYCVAPDVTGIPISLPLVANQLYGPSYVSMEFALSYYGLIPERVVELTSMTTKRGKRYDLPVGRFSYTHSPPELYAVGIDRIESADRTGFLMASPEKALCDKLMFTRQLNVQSRRGMQALLFDDLRIEEESLARFDPDVIRECMAAGVKAEMLDALLQVLESIKREAS; encoded by the coding sequence ATGATGCAGCTTGAAAAGAAGCTCAAGGAATTCGGGAGCGTACCGGTAGGGCATGGTACGCTGCTTTCGATTCTCGGCGACTATCGCTCTCCGAACGACAAGATATCTCGGATGATTGGCGACGGATTGCTTCTGCCCATAAGAAAGGGGCTTTATTGCGTGGCCCCTGACGTTACCGGAATTCCGATCTCCTTGCCGCTCGTGGCGAATCAGTTGTATGGCCCTTCCTATGTTTCGATGGAGTTCGCGCTGTCGTATTACGGACTCATTCCCGAACGGGTGGTCGAGCTGACATCGATGACGACCAAGAGAGGGAAGCGTTACGATCTGCCTGTCGGTCGCTTTTCCTATACCCATTCTCCGCCGGAACTGTATGCTGTCGGTATCGACCGGATCGAGAGCGCTGACCGGACCGGTTTTTTGATGGCCTCTCCTGAAAAGGCGCTCTGCGACAAGCTCATGTTTACCCGGCAACTGAATGTTCAATCGCGGCGCGGAATGCAGGCGTTGCTCTTTGACGATCTGCGCATCGAGGAAGAGTCGCTTGCCCGGTTCGATCCCGACGTGATCCGAGAGTGTATGGCCGCAGGGGTGAAGGCCGAGATGCTTGATGCGTTGCTGCAAGTGCTTGAATCCATAAAACGGGAGGCATCATGA
- a CDS encoding universal stress protein, translating into MKPISSLLVASDFSTDSRHAMQRAALLCKSAGITRGTALHVVETGLLESLTRLLHLPCEAESTLLDDAMRSLEKEVASIFEGSGVQLEPKVRSGKAVDRIIEAAAEPEMVLLGAKGRNLLNATIGSTPGRVIRQSGKPVLVVKSEPVQPYRKVLVAVDFSAHSRRAVEWAARVAPTAPLYLVHVYQAMFEGKMKYAGVTENAINDYRRRAREAAELEMEHFISTLTGVHNLRLHKMIRHGEHPAQTLVRAIRKTGADLVAVGKQGKSLMERLLLGSVTLNLLELSPCDLLVTQ; encoded by the coding sequence ATGAAACCCATCTCCTCGCTTCTCGTCGCGTCGGACTTCTCCACCGATTCACGACACGCCATGCAACGCGCGGCGCTGCTCTGCAAATCCGCCGGAATCACCCGCGGAACCGCGCTGCATGTGGTCGAAACCGGCTTGCTGGAGAGCCTGACGCGCCTGCTGCACCTGCCGTGCGAAGCCGAATCGACCCTGCTCGACGATGCGATGCGCTCTCTCGAAAAGGAGGTCGCGTCGATTTTCGAGGGTTCAGGCGTTCAGCTCGAACCGAAAGTCCGCTCCGGCAAAGCCGTTGACAGAATCATCGAAGCGGCGGCGGAGCCGGAGATGGTGCTGCTGGGCGCGAAAGGCCGGAACCTGCTCAACGCCACCATCGGCTCGACGCCCGGAAGGGTTATCCGGCAATCCGGCAAACCCGTGCTGGTGGTCAAGAGCGAGCCGGTTCAGCCATACCGTAAGGTTCTGGTGGCCGTTGATTTTTCAGCCCATTCGCGCCGCGCCGTGGAGTGGGCGGCGCGAGTCGCCCCGACAGCGCCGCTCTACCTCGTCCATGTCTATCAGGCCATGTTCGAAGGCAAGATGAAGTATGCGGGCGTCACCGAGAACGCCATAAACGACTATCGCCGCAGGGCTCGCGAGGCGGCTGAGCTGGAGATGGAGCACTTCATTTCGACGTTGACCGGCGTACACAACTTACGGCTCCACAAGATGATACGGCATGGCGAGCACCCCGCGCAAACCCTTGTCAGGGCAATCCGCAAGACCGGAGCCGATCTGGTGGCCGTCGGCAAGCAGGGGAAAAGCCTGATGGAGCGCCTGCTCCTCGGAAGCGTGACGCTCAATCTTCTGGAACTCTCCCCATGCGACCTGCTCGTGACCCAGTGA
- a CDS encoding class I SAM-dependent methyltransferase produces the protein MAFTQKPGRASIAFSLSWQSPVAAHCERVFVRKINFWRDLFPGDMFDEAVALKPGESCARQFEAGVLVLPFSAGNIVTCPRSRFGRLQNGNAVTPVAGRFYPQGLAWSALDCFSGNMTPFRVVSVSDKELLCDTNHPLARYPLRLDAACVDFLEMPEERGGSCTDIAELVTLDGPGMQIPGGAGDTDFFGDYPFRRRNEQNDSLFYREPRMVEHLDGTAIGNVRELYGRLLDDGAKVLDLMSSCSSHLPEPPARFDVTGLGLNREELASNRQLTRRVVHDLNRDLALPFADGEFDAVICTVSIEYLVCPVEVLREAARVTRPGGKVVTVFSHRWFPGKEIQPWPELHAFERLGLVLDCYRKAGGYGDLNTETVRGYMRPDDDPHIRETILSDPVFAVWGSAGA, from the coding sequence ATGGCATTTACACAGAAGCCGGGACGGGCGTCGATAGCGTTTTCACTGTCATGGCAAAGCCCGGTTGCCGCTCACTGCGAACGGGTGTTCGTGCGGAAAATCAACTTCTGGCGCGACCTCTTTCCGGGCGACATGTTCGACGAGGCTGTTGCTCTGAAGCCTGGCGAAAGCTGCGCCCGGCAGTTCGAGGCGGGCGTGCTCGTGCTGCCGTTCAGCGCGGGTAACATCGTGACCTGCCCGCGCTCCCGCTTCGGCAGGCTTCAGAACGGGAACGCCGTCACGCCGGTCGCGGGGCGGTTCTATCCGCAGGGGCTGGCGTGGAGCGCGCTCGACTGTTTCAGCGGCAACATGACGCCGTTCCGCGTCGTTTCGGTCAGCGACAAAGAGCTGCTCTGCGACACCAATCACCCGCTTGCCCGCTACCCGTTGCGGCTCGATGCCGCGTGCGTCGATTTTCTCGAAATGCCTGAAGAGCGCGGCGGATCGTGCACCGACATCGCCGAACTGGTGACGCTCGACGGGCCGGGGATGCAAATTCCGGGCGGCGCGGGCGACACAGACTTCTTCGGCGACTATCCGTTCCGCCGCCGGAACGAGCAGAATGACAGCCTCTTCTACCGCGAGCCGCGGATGGTGGAGCATCTCGACGGCACGGCCATCGGTAACGTTCGCGAACTCTACGGAAGGCTGCTCGACGACGGCGCGAAGGTGCTCGACCTGATGAGCAGTTGCTCGTCGCACCTGCCGGAGCCGCCAGCGCGTTTTGACGTGACCGGGCTGGGCCTCAACCGCGAGGAGCTTGCAAGCAACCGGCAGCTCACGCGCCGCGTCGTGCACGACCTGAACCGCGACCTGGCGCTGCCCTTCGCGGACGGCGAGTTCGACGCCGTCATCTGCACGGTCTCGATCGAATACCTCGTCTGCCCGGTCGAGGTTCTGCGGGAGGCGGCCCGAGTGACGCGGCCCGGCGGCAAGGTGGTGACGGTGTTCTCTCACCGCTGGTTTCCGGGCAAGGAGATTCAGCCCTGGCCGGAGCTTCACGCTTTCGAACGCCTCGGCCTGGTGCTCGACTGCTACCGCAAAGCTGGCGGGTACGGCGACCTCAACACCGAAACCGTGCGTGGCTATATGAGGCCGGACGACGACCCGCATATCCGGGAAACCATCCTCTCCGACCCGGTGTTCGCGGTGTGGGGCAGCGCCGGGGCATGA